The following proteins come from a genomic window of Sorghum bicolor cultivar BTx623 chromosome 3, Sorghum_bicolor_NCBIv3, whole genome shotgun sequence:
- the LOC8060343 gene encoding uncharacterized protein LOC8060343, with product MARGDAGALVPAPALAPAPTPAQVYLPAWRRTYDRLVKMLRQAYAQAEELSVEREHLITELQFLQSGLREREEISQARLQQICKHEEVRKRAVEAETAACLGGKELQIHCYQKLAELAENDLEDFKSCILNLTAENTELKEKLKKFESQMEICTDNSDHQKSGKDIREEVRKLKKAYKILRSEKDKEISALQAKKNFVCNQLKTMEEDYRGAIKSKNIEVKQAQKLLQNVDGLQVASQKKDDEIIRLQVEVTNAKERMSILEDELQKMRSLVKDKGLQTDKNEDDQSDTSKMSKKDIHKANRKSKSTRTCQVTPDISRISQVTPDRQEVKTTRTCASETNQKRKRSCFKSSLSCVSEMSKKDIIKANRKSKSTKTSQVTPDISRTSQVTPDSQQVKTTRTCASETNQKRKRSSFRSPLSCVSEMSKKDIIEANRKSKSTKTSQVTPDRREVKTTRTRASERLRLIRSASIAPSSPPCRV from the exons ATGGCCAGAGGCGACGCCGGCGCGCTGGTGCCGGCACCGGCGCTGGCGCCCGCGCCCACTCCGGCCCAGGTCTAcctgcccgcgtggcgccgcACGTACGACCGCCTCGTGAAGATGCTGCGCCAGGCGTACGCGCAGGCCGAGGAGCTCTCCGTCGAGCGCGAGCACCTCATCACCGAGCTCCAGTTCCTGCAGAGCGGCCTCCGCGAGCGCGAGGAGATCTCCCAGGCCCGCCTCCAGCAG ATCTGTAAGCACGAGGAGGTCCGAAAGAGGGCCGTTGAGGCTGAGACGGCGGCGTGTCTTGGCGGCAAGGAGCTTCAGATTCACTGCTACCAGAAGCTCGCAG AACTTGCTGAGAATGATTTGGAGGACTTCAAAAGTTGTATTTTGAATTTGACTGCTGAAAATACTGAGCTAAAG GAAAAACTGAAGAAGTTTGAAAGTCAGATGGAGATTTGTACCGACAATTCAGATCACCAGAAAAGTGGGAAAGATATTAGGGAAGAGGTAAGGAAACTAAAGAAAGCTTACAAGATCCTGAGGTCAGAGAAGGACAAGGAAATTTCAGCATTACAAGCGAAAAAGAATTTTGTGTGTAACCAGCTTAAGACAATGGAAGAAGATTACAGAGGGGCCATTAAGAGCAAGAACATAGAGGTGAAGCAAGCACAAAAGCTTCTGCAGAATGTAGATGGGCTGCAAGTGGCATCCCAAAAGAAGGATGATGAAATCATTAGACTACAAGTTGAGGTGACAAATGCCAAAGAGAGGATGTCAATTCTTGAGGATGAGCTGCAAAAAATGCGCTCCTTGGTCAAGGATAAAGGTCTTCAAACTGATAAAAATGAAGATGATCAATCAGACACTAGTAAGATGTCGAAGAAGGATATTCATAAGGCAAACAGAAAATCTAAGTCTACAAGAACTTGCCAGGTCACACCTGATATATCAAGAATTTCCCAGGTCACACCTGATAGGCAAGAAGTGAAGACTACAAGAACATGTGCATCTGAGACTAATCAGAAGCGCAAGCGTAGCTGCTTCAAGTCCTCCCTGTCGTGTGTAAGTGAGATGTCGAAGAAGGATATTATTAAGGCAAACAGAAAATCTAAGTCTACAAAAACTTCCCAGGTCACACCTGATATATCAAGAACTTCCCAGGTTACACCTGATAGCCAACAAGTGAAGACTACAAGAACATGTGCGTCTGAGACTAATCAGAAGCGCAAGCGTAGCTCCTTTAGGTCCCCCCTGTCGTGTGTAAGTGAGATGTCGAAGAAGGATATTATTGAGGCAAACAGAAAATCTAAGTCTACAAAAACTTCCCAGGTCACACCTGATAGGCGAGAAGTGAAGACTACAAGAACACGTGCATCTGAGAGACTGAGACTAATCAGAAGCGCAAGCATAGCTCCTTCAAGTCCTCCCTGTCGTGTGTAA
- the LOC8060345 gene encoding cell wall / vacuolar inhibitor of fructosidase 2 has protein sequence MASEMSYAAVGVVILSVLVVVAAASADPTAAPTAAPSSSKLSLEEACKQTAGHHDLCVATLSADPSSKTADTAGLARLAIQAAQRNASETAAYLSSFYDDDSLENKTAQLQQCLEDCGERYESAVEQLSDATSAVDTGAYSECEALVVASQAEVKLCQRGCQGVPDHRNVLTARNRDVDQLCSIALTITKLVGGPPS, from the exons ATGGCTTCGGAAATGTCCTACGCTGCCGTCGGCGTCGTCATCCTCtccgtcctcgtcgtcgtcgccgcggcGTCCGCAGACCCCACGGCGGCACCTACGGCCGCGCCGTCGTCGAGCAAGCTCTCGCTCGAAGAGGCGTGCAAGCAGACCGCGGGGCACCACGACCTGTGCGTGGCGACGCTGTCCGCGGACCCATCGTCCAAGACGGCCGACACGGCGGGGCTGGCCCGGTTGGCCATCCAGGCGGCGCAGCGGAACGCGTCGGAGACGGCGGCCTACCTCTCCAGCTTCTACGACGACGACAGCCTCGAGAACAAGACGGCGCAGCTGCAGCAGTGCCTCGAGGACTGCGGCGAGAG GTACGAGTCGGCGGTGGAGCAGCTGTCGGACGCGACGTCGGCGGTGGACACGGGGGCGTACAGCGAGTGTGAGGCGCTGGTGGTGGCGAGCCAGGCGGAGGTGAAGCTGTGCCAGCGGGGGTGCCAGGGCGTGCCGGACCACCGCAACGTCCTCACGGCGCGCAACCGCGACGTCGACCAGCTCTGCAGCATCGCGCTCACCATCACCAAGCTCGTCGGCGGACCGCCATCGTGA
- the LOC8060346 gene encoding uncharacterized protein LOC8060346, with translation MDLFPDGTHVRLQSRELGTYLYADEDGVGVSLSPRRASLNAAWQVHRIVHEGVAYVLLHGAAYGRYLAVSPDAAPPRGHRGRRVVQSDRDYFDPRAVMWRVIRAWDDGDDIIVRHDLQRNLRGNGRYRRWHTGVTVDDTAPWSTMMRWTVQAIPPRAAPPPDIRLPVATPNVGTRRGLFRFRRRAVPASDLEWMIWYELADDDGNVDEHNWDNFMFSGRSVFSLMARVAFLEGHTDANHFVLCVKAGHDARRTPLVIDLLPSQVHPINIVALTKGSPGAAALVYPDVDADAPAADAEAP, from the exons ATGGACCTCTTCCCCGACGGGACGCACGTGCGGCTGCAGAGCCGCGAGCTCGGCACGTACCTCTACGCCGACGAGGACGGGGTCGGCGTCTCCCTGAGCCCTCGCCGCGCGTCGCTGAACGCGGCGTGGCAGGTGCACCGGATCGTGCACGAGGGTGTCGCCTACGTCCTCCTCCACGGCGCCGCCTACGGCCGCTACCTCGCGGTCTCGCCCGACGCGGCGCCGCCGCGCGGCCACCGCGGCCGACGCGTCGTCCAGAGCGACCGCGACTATTTCGACCCGCGCGCCGTCATGTGGAGGGTCATCAGGGCGTGGGATGACGGCGACGACATCATCGTGCGCCACGATTTGCAGCGCAACCTCCGCGGCAACGGCAGGTACCGCCGCTGGCACACAGgcgtcaccgtcgacgacaccGCCCCGTGGAGCACGATGATGCGTTGGACGGTCCAGGCCATCCCCCCGagagcggcgccgccgccggacaTTCGACTTCCAGTTGCAACTCCG AATGTAGGAACCCGGCGCGGCCTGTTCCGCTTCCGCCGGCGTGCCGTGCCCGCCAGCGACCTTGAGTGGATGATCTGGTACGAGCTGGCGGACGACGACGGGAACGTCGACGAGCACAACTGGGACAACTTCATGTTCTCCGGCCGGTCGGTGTTCAGCCTGATGGCCCGGGTGGCGTTCCTTGAGGGCCACACGGATGCCAACCACTTCGTGTTGTGCGTGAAGGCCGGCCACGACGCGCGGCGAACCCCTCTGGTCATCGACCTGCTGCCTTCTCAAGTGCACCCCATCAATATCGTCGCCCTCACCAAGGGTTCACCAG GTGCTGCAGCGCTAGTGTACCCAGATGTTGATGCAGATGCACCAGCTGCTGATGCAGAAGCACCTTAG
- the LOC8060347 gene encoding uncharacterized protein LOC8060347 has protein sequence MAGEEAPEGSGTRRRMDLNLYLGLPPLPRPPVWLDTTMISPTLMPNSTGAAPEAPRTGEPEESLAPVAAAYSPLNALSTPEEHPMLDPIVYSWLDGNSTDGEEDTDASEPGPVDGANVSRSQLLVAATGLEGDGLPVVRFVRPSRVAGGGMEMVNTSILRRSGQGAAAIEAGTPELRFQRVIQISQQHSIVRPASVNRSQGVASTDADRLVWAIQRTHNSLEAARRQKLDGDKVSGNGAAKKDGSCDCNSSFECNICLDPAKEPVVTPCGHLFCWPCLYQWLHAHSTNSECPVCKGEVLEVNVTPIYGRGGEEGDSTNPDLPPRPQANRRESLRQQLQMADRGIATVVRQLIQNQSIVRGLPSPTGIEMNVIPSGRQRARARRQQRQDNNASPSIHVAQNMGNVASESSNQIQLPHSNGDSAAQMVLAAPQQSSSVEQLSTSSTTAVIVGEPGSSRRSRPLESPPIRRTRRRLQ, from the coding sequence ATGGCGGGCGAGGAGGCTCCGGAGGGCAGCGGAACCAGGAGGCGTATGGATCTAAACCTGTATCTCGGCCTCCCTCCATTGCCGCGGCCTCCAGTCTGGCTGGACACAACGATGATTTCCCCGACGTTGATGCCCAACTCGACTGGTGCTGCGCCGGAAGCCCCAAGAACGGGCGAGCCTGAGGAATCCCTTGCCCCGGTGGCGGCGGCCTATTCGCCGTTGAATGCACTTTCCACCCCGGAGGAGCACCCAATGCTTGATCCAATAGTTTATTCCTGGCTCGACGGCAACAGTACTGATGGAGAAGAGGACACTGATGCTTCTGAGCCGGGGCCAGTCGATGGTGCCAATGTCTCTAGGTCGCAGCTTCTGGTAGCTGCCACTGGGTTGGAAGGGGATGGTCTTCCTGTAGTAAGGTTTGTGCGCCCTAGTCGGGTGGCTGGTGGTGGAATGGAGATGGTGAACACAAGTATACTTCGGCGGTCTGGTCAAGGGGCTGCTGCAATTGAGGCCGGGACTCCTGAGCTTCGCTTTCAGAGGGTGATACAGATTAGCCAGCAGCACAGTATTGTGAGGCCAGCATCAGTGAACCGCAGTCAAGGGGTAGCTAGTACAGATGCGGATAGGCTTGTCTGGGCAATCCAGCGCACTCATAACTCTTTAGAAGCAGCAAGGCGGCAAAAGCTAGATGGTGACAAGGTTTCTGGAAACGGTGCTGCTAAAAAGGATGGGTCCTGTGACTGCAACTCCAGTTTTGAGTGTAATATCTGTCTTGACCCAGCTAAAGAGCCTGTGGTTACACCCTGCGGTCACCTCTTCTGTTGGCCATGCTTGTACCAGTGGCTTCATGCACATTCCACCAACTCTGAGTGCCCTGTATGCAAGGGTGAGGTGCTAGAAGTGAACGTCACTCCGATATATGGAAGAGGCGGTGAAGAAGGGGATTCCACCAACCCTGACTTGCCACCCAGGCCACAAGCAAACAGAAGGGAGAGCCtgaggcaacagctgcaaatgGCAGACAGAGGAATTGCAACAGTGGTGAGGCAGTTGATACAAAACCAGAGTATAGTTAGAGGCCTACCAAGCCCAACAGGGATCGAAATGAATGTGATTCCTTCAGGCCGGCAAAGGGCTAGGGCTCGGAGACAGCAAAGGCAGGATAATAATGCATCACCTTCCATACATGTAGCGCAGAATATGGGCAATGTTGCTTCTGAGAGCAGCAATCAAATCCAGTTGCCACATTCTAATGGCGACAGTGCTGCACAGATGGTTCTTGCAGCTCCTCAGCAGTCATCGTCTGTCGAACAGCTGTCAACTTCTAGCACCACAGCTGTTATAGTGGGCGAGCCTGGGTCAAGTAGGCGGTCAAGGCCTTTGGAGTCCCCACCCATAAGAAGAACAAGGAGGAGGCTGCAGTAG